The Desulfovibrio porci genome includes a window with the following:
- a CDS encoding DUF134 domain-containing protein, with protein MPRPCHCRRVSALPKAAYFKPRGIPLSELAETVLPVDGLEAVRLADYQGLNMDEAAARMGVSRHTFGRLLRKAHHCVAQALIEGRALRIEGGVCALTGETNVQGEIPMSETILVAVPSDAPGGLEAVPSAHFGHCDAYTLAYVENGAVSDVRVLPNSGHEHGNCLQPVQELAAQGVRALLAGGMGMRPLNAMQAAGITVYYNAGQATVGDALKAFAEGKLQAFGTEQLCRGGCNHHH; from the coding sequence ATGCCCAGACCCTGCCATTGCCGCCGCGTATCCGCTTTACCTAAAGCGGCCTATTTCAAGCCCCGGGGCATTCCGTTGAGCGAGCTCGCGGAAACCGTGCTGCCCGTGGATGGCCTGGAAGCTGTGCGGCTGGCGGACTACCAAGGCCTGAACATGGACGAGGCCGCCGCCCGCATGGGCGTTTCGCGGCATACTTTCGGCAGGCTGTTGCGCAAGGCGCATCACTGTGTGGCCCAGGCCCTGATTGAGGGGCGGGCGTTGCGCATTGAAGGCGGGGTGTGCGCCTTGACCGGAGAAACCAATGTTCAAGGAGAAATTCCAATGAGTGAGACTATTCTTGTGGCTGTTCCCTCGGACGCGCCTGGCGGCCTGGAAGCCGTTCCCAGCGCGCATTTCGGCCACTGCGACGCATATACCCTGGCCTATGTGGAAAACGGGGCCGTCAGCGACGTGCGCGTGTTGCCCAACAGCGGACATGAGCACGGGAATTGCCTCCAGCCCGTGCAGGAGCTGGCAGCGCAGGGCGTCCGCGCGCTGCTGGCCGGCGGCATGGGCATGCGCCCGCTCAACGCCATGCAGGCGGCGGGCATCACGGTGTATTACAACGCCGGGCAGGCCACGGTGGGCGATGCCCTGAAGGCCTTTGCCGAAGGCAAACTCCAGGCTTTCGGAACCGAACAGCTTTGCCGGGGCGGCTGCAATCACCATCATTAA
- the tnpA gene encoding IS200/IS605 family transposase, whose amino-acid sequence MGDVKSLAHTRWNCKYHVVFAPKYRRQVFYGEKKRAIGEILRKLCEWKDVNIVEAECCPDHIHMLLEIPPKMSVSSFMGYLKGKSSLMIYEQFGDLKFKYRSREFWCRGFYVDTVGKNKAKIQDYIKHQLEQDKLGAQLSLPYPGSPFTGRK is encoded by the coding sequence ATGGGTGACGTCAAAAGTCTAGCCCACACACGGTGGAACTGCAAATATCACGTGGTATTTGCGCCCAAATATCGCCGGCAGGTGTTTTACGGAGAGAAGAAAAGAGCCATCGGAGAAATACTGCGTAAATTGTGTGAGTGGAAGGATGTGAACATTGTGGAAGCTGAATGTTGCCCGGACCACATTCACATGCTGCTTGAAATCCCACCCAAAATGAGTGTGTCGAGTTTTATGGGGTATTTGAAGGGCAAGAGCAGTTTGATGATCTACGAGCAATTTGGTGATCTCAAGTTCAAATATCGCAGTCGCGAATTTTGGTGCCGTGGTTTTTACGTGGATACGGTAGGTAAAAACAAAGCGAAAATACAGGATTACATAAAGCATCAGTTGGAACAGGACAAACTTGGTGCGCAACTGAGCCTTCCCTACCCAGGAAGCCCGTTTACGGGCCGCAAGTAG